The proteins below are encoded in one region of Streptomyces cyanogenus:
- a CDS encoding RidA family protein, with amino-acid sequence MSAVETKLAELGLTLPAVVPPLAAYQPAVQSGGYVYTAGQLPMVEGKLPVTGKVGAEVTPEEAKELARTCALNALAAVKSVVGDLDRIARVVKVVGFVASASDFTGQPGVVNGASELLGEVLGEKGVHARSAVGVAVLPLDAPVEVEIQVELAQ; translated from the coding sequence GTGAGCGCGGTCGAGACCAAGCTGGCCGAACTGGGCCTGACCCTGCCGGCCGTCGTGCCGCCGCTGGCCGCCTACCAGCCGGCCGTGCAGTCCGGCGGGTACGTCTACACCGCCGGCCAGCTGCCGATGGTGGAGGGCAAGCTGCCGGTCACCGGCAAGGTGGGCGCCGAGGTCACGCCGGAGGAGGCCAAGGAGCTGGCCCGCACCTGCGCGCTGAACGCGCTGGCCGCCGTGAAGTCCGTCGTCGGTGACCTGGACCGCATCGCGCGCGTGGTGAAGGTCGTCGGCTTCGTCGCCTCGGCGTCCGACTTCACCGGTCAGCCGGGTGTCGTCAACGGAGCCAGCGAACTGCTCGGCGAGGTCCTGGGCGAGAAGGGCGTGCACGCCCGCAGCGCGGTCGGCGTCGCGGTGCTGCCGCTGGACGCGCCGGTCGAGGTCGAGATCCAGGTGGAACTCGCTCAGTAA